aataaataaaaataattatagatagGCACTATTTTGGTCCCATCTATCAAACCTAGCCATACTAAACCTTTTACGTGCGACATCACATTGATTGTAGGTAATTTATGTtctagttaattttaaaaataacaaataagtacAGAATCTGCGATTATTACGCAATCTGAAGACGCAGTGCACCGGCTGAGGCTATCGACCTTCCCACAGTTACTTGAAATAACTGTTAAGTTGTTGGAAATAACTTTGTGCTTAAGCAGAGAGCAGGGCAACCGGTGGCTCAGGCCAGTCGCGCATGACCACGGGACTCGATCGCAATTCCCACTTTATCGTACATAGGCAAACTTCTTACAGAAAATGTGTGAATTATTAGTCCTTGTTTTGACTTTGTGCTCTTTTTTGTTGCGCACAACCGATTGCACATCCAGTTTTGATCAGAGACAAACGGGAGATCTAAATGTACAAATTGGTTTGAAGAACATTAATATCATTGCTCTACTAAAAGGTGGAAAAGAAGAATATGTGGTATGTTTATGttcattataaatataatttattatacctacctattatttatatacctatattgtgGCACAATTAGGGCTCCCTACGGTAAAATAATCTAGAATTTAGAGCTGACGTTAAGTCTTAACCTTTAATCAAACTCCTGTTTTGTCCAcagttttgcaaatatttttgtagaggACTTGTTTACAATGCAGTAATTTCATGGTGATGTATTCAATTTACAGGATTATGATTACGCGTACGATTACTCAGAAATGACGATAAAACCGCAGAACGGTACAACACCAAAACCGTTAAACGCAGCAAACACAACAATAAACATTGAGACGCAACACAATGCGAGTACTTCGACGACAGCTTTACCTGACCGGACTACAGAAGAATTCAAAAATAGTACTGTTGTTAGTATGGAGGTAACTGAACCAGCGTTGAATCAGACTATTAACACCGATGTTGTTACAACGCTACCGCCGATTGTGGCTGTCCCTACGACAATAATTCCAGAATCTTTAAATATCACGAACGAAGCAATTTCACAAGTAAAGAATAAATGCAGACGAggatttttccaaaataatgaAGGAAAATGTGAATATAAAGTACATGGGACGTCGAATGCGTAAGTTGagacatattattattcttatcaAGAATATCGGTAGGTACCCTATATAGGtacttgtacctacttattatggTGAAATAAGGTACCGTTAAGTCGCGAATGCCACATCAACCTTCCGTTTTTATAGGTGTTCGTGCGGCGCTGGCGATAGCCTATTGgaattattgtaggtacctgCAGGCTATTTTGTCCGTGCTACgtcgcaatttttttttgcagaagtTTATCCACTTCTGGGTACCATTTTGTTCCTGTTTTGGTATTAGTTTCTTTATTTCAAATACTGTTTTTCACACTAATCGTTGGTTGGGGTCTAGTAGAGCCCttgcacagcagtcgcgctatgCGAAAATTTCGCttagcgcgactgctgtgctGCTGTGCGgctcttgggttcgattcccggttcgggcTAAAATGGATTTGTGGGTTTTGGAAACGCCTGA
This window of the Helicoverpa armigera isolate CAAS_96S chromosome 9, ASM3070526v1, whole genome shotgun sequence genome carries:
- the LOC135117284 gene encoding uncharacterized protein LOC135117284, yielding MCELLVLVLTLCSFLLRTTDCTSSFDQRQTGDLNVQIGLKNINIIALLKGGKEEYVDYDYAYDYSEMTIKPQNGTTPKPLNAANTTINIETQHNASTSTTALPDRTTEEFKNSTVVSMEVTEPALNQTINTDVVTTLPPIVAVPTTIIPESLNITNEAISQVKNKCRRGFFQNNEGKCEYKVHGTSNALRRIVKLAQKIKIGRQYGGP